In one Cupriavidus taiwanensis genomic region, the following are encoded:
- a CDS encoding MlaC/ttg2D family ABC transporter substrate-binding protein produces the protein MLKRLLLPLLTAVAFAGTAQAQVSAQVSAQDAATPDGLVKAVVNDVMSTVKADKDMQAGNIGKITALVEQKIIPNANFQKTTQIAMGRNWSKATPEQQKQITDEFKTLLIRTYAGAIAQIRDQTVQYRPYRGTADDTDATIRTQVINKGEPIQMDYRLEKTAQGWKVYDINVLGAWLTEAYKGSFNTIVGQQGVDGVIKTLQDRNRQLANAKS, from the coding sequence ATGCTCAAGCGACTGTTGCTCCCCCTCCTGACGGCGGTTGCCTTCGCGGGGACCGCGCAGGCCCAGGTATCGGCCCAGGTATCGGCCCAGGACGCGGCTACCCCGGACGGGCTGGTCAAGGCCGTGGTCAATGACGTGATGTCGACCGTGAAGGCCGACAAGGACATGCAGGCCGGCAATATCGGCAAGATTACCGCGCTGGTCGAACAGAAGATCATCCCCAACGCCAATTTCCAGAAGACCACGCAGATCGCCATGGGCCGCAACTGGTCCAAGGCCACGCCCGAGCAGCAGAAGCAGATCACCGACGAATTCAAGACCCTGCTGATCCGGACCTACGCCGGCGCCATCGCGCAGATCCGCGACCAGACCGTGCAATACCGTCCGTACCGCGGCACCGCCGACGATACCGATGCCACCATCCGCACCCAGGTGATCAACAAGGGCGAGCCGATCCAGATGGACTACCGCCTGGAAAAGACCGCGCAGGGCTGGAAGGTCTATGACATCAACGTGCTGGGCGCATGGCTGACCGAGGCCTACAAGGGCAGCTTCAACACCATCGTCGGCCAGCAGGGCGTCGACGGCGTGATCAAGACGCTGCAGGACCGCAACCGCCAGCTCGCGAACGCCAAGAGCTGA
- the murA gene encoding UDP-N-acetylglucosamine 1-carboxyvinyltransferase, protein MDKFQIHGNGPLKGEIRVSGAKNAALPILCAGLLTADTVALDNVPNLQDVRTTLKLLRQMGMQAEFDGARVTLNGADVNVLEAPYELVKTMRASILVLGPLVARFGEARVSLPGGCGIGARPVDQHIKGLQAMGAEITIEHGFIHARAKRLKGARVVTDMITVTGTENLLMAATLAEGETVLENAAREPEVTDLAQLLVKMGAKIDGIGTDRLVVHGVERLHGASHSVIADRIEAGTFLCAAAATLGDLVLRGVQPEILDTVLDKLREAGARLETGADWIRLAMPHRARAVSFRTSEYPAFPTDMQAQFMALNAVAEGTARVTETIFENRFMHVQELNRLGADITVEGNTAVVNGVPRLSGANVMATDLRASASLVIAGLVAEGETVIDRIYHLDRGYDRMEDKLSAVGAKIRRIA, encoded by the coding sequence ATGGACAAATTCCAGATTCACGGCAACGGCCCGCTCAAGGGTGAAATCCGCGTCTCGGGCGCCAAGAATGCCGCCCTGCCGATCCTGTGCGCGGGCCTGCTGACGGCCGATACCGTCGCGCTGGACAACGTGCCGAACCTGCAGGACGTGCGCACCACCCTCAAGCTGCTGCGCCAGATGGGGATGCAGGCCGAGTTCGACGGCGCGCGCGTGACCCTGAACGGCGCCGACGTCAACGTGCTCGAGGCCCCGTACGAGCTGGTCAAGACCATGCGCGCCTCGATCCTGGTGCTGGGACCGCTGGTGGCGCGCTTCGGCGAGGCCCGCGTGTCGCTGCCGGGCGGCTGCGGCATCGGCGCGCGCCCGGTCGACCAGCACATCAAGGGCCTGCAGGCGATGGGCGCCGAGATCACCATCGAGCATGGCTTTATCCATGCCCGCGCCAAGCGCCTGAAGGGCGCGCGCGTGGTCACCGACATGATCACCGTGACCGGCACCGAGAACCTGCTGATGGCGGCGACCCTCGCCGAAGGCGAGACCGTGCTGGAAAACGCCGCGCGCGAGCCCGAGGTGACCGACCTGGCCCAGCTGCTGGTCAAGATGGGCGCGAAGATCGACGGCATCGGCACCGACCGCCTGGTGGTGCACGGCGTCGAGCGCCTGCACGGCGCCAGCCACAGCGTCATCGCCGACCGGATCGAGGCCGGCACCTTCCTGTGCGCGGCCGCCGCGACGCTGGGCGACCTGGTGCTGCGCGGCGTGCAGCCCGAGATCCTCGACACCGTGCTCGACAAGCTGCGCGAAGCCGGCGCGCGCCTCGAGACCGGCGCCGACTGGATCCGCCTGGCGATGCCGCACCGCGCCCGCGCGGTGAGCTTCCGCACCTCCGAATACCCGGCCTTCCCGACCGACATGCAGGCCCAGTTCATGGCCCTGAATGCGGTCGCCGAAGGCACCGCGCGCGTGACCGAGACCATCTTCGAAAACCGCTTCATGCACGTGCAGGAACTGAACCGCCTGGGCGCCGACATCACCGTCGAAGGCAACACCGCGGTGGTCAACGGCGTGCCGCGCCTGTCGGGCGCCAACGTGATGGCGACCGACCTGCGCGCCTCGGCCAGCCTGGTGATCGCCGGCCTGGTGGCCGAGGGCGAAACCGTGATCGACCGCATCTACCACCTGGACCGCGGCTACGACCGCATGGAAGACAAGCTGTCGGCAGTGGGCGCGAAGATCCGCCGCATTGCCTGA
- the hisG gene encoding ATP phosphoribosyltransferase, with protein MSPAFNASPNQLTLALSKGRIFTETLPLLEAAGIRVTEDPEASRRLILPTSDPAVRVVIVRASDVPTYVQYGAADFGVAGKDVLMESGMAGLYAPIDLNIARCRLSVAVPAGFDYAKAVRQGARLAVATKYVQTAREHFAKKGVHVDLIKLYGSMELGPLVGLSDAIVDLVSTGSTLRANNLVEVEEIVQISSRLVVNQAALKLKRERLAPILDAFERASAALA; from the coding sequence ATGAGCCCCGCTTTCAACGCATCGCCCAACCAGCTGACGCTGGCGCTGTCCAAGGGCCGCATCTTCACCGAGACGCTGCCGCTGCTGGAAGCGGCCGGCATCCGCGTCACCGAGGATCCCGAGGCCTCGCGCAGGCTGATCCTGCCGACTTCCGATCCGGCGGTGCGCGTGGTGATCGTGCGCGCCTCGGACGTGCCGACCTACGTGCAGTACGGCGCGGCCGACTTCGGCGTGGCCGGCAAGGACGTGCTGATGGAAAGCGGCATGGCCGGCCTGTATGCGCCGATCGACCTCAACATCGCGCGCTGCCGCCTGTCGGTGGCGGTGCCGGCCGGCTTTGACTACGCCAAGGCCGTGCGCCAGGGCGCGCGCCTGGCCGTGGCGACCAAGTACGTGCAGACCGCGCGCGAGCATTTTGCGAAAAAGGGCGTTCACGTCGACCTGATCAAGCTGTACGGTTCGATGGAGCTGGGCCCGCTGGTGGGCCTGTCCGATGCCATCGTCGACCTGGTCAGCACCGGCAGCACGCTGCGCGCCAACAATCTGGTGGAAGTGGAAGAGATCGTGCAGATCTCGTCGCGGCTGGTGGTGAACCAGGCCGCGCTCAAACTCAAGCGCGAGCGGCTGGCACCGATCCTCGACGCCTTCGAGCGCGCTTCGGCGGCGCTGGCCTGA
- a CDS encoding BolA family protein, with protein MLPTPEQVRDYIAQGLPCEHLQVEGDGQHFFATIVSNEFEGKRLIQRHQRVYAALGDRMRAEIHALSMKTLTPAEWQADAGK; from the coding sequence ATGCTGCCTACACCGGAACAAGTCAGGGACTACATTGCCCAAGGACTGCCCTGCGAACATCTGCAAGTCGAGGGCGATGGCCAGCATTTCTTTGCCACCATCGTCAGCAACGAATTCGAAGGCAAGCGGCTGATCCAGCGCCACCAGCGTGTCTACGCGGCGCTTGGCGACCGCATGCGCGCCGAGATCCATGCGCTGTCGATGAAGACCCTGACCCCTGCGGAGTGGCAGGCGGACGCAGGCAAGTAA
- a CDS encoding MlaA family lipoprotein: protein MSPARPLRSILATAAAAAALAGCATGPTANPKDPLEPFNREVSKINEDFDKGILRPVAELYADYTPTPVQRAVENFFSNVSDVYSAVNNLLQGKPTRAAEDTMRVAMNTVLGIGGLIDIATPAGLPKYKEDFGQTLGVWGVPAGPYLVLPLFGPSTFRDTAGMLVDRQADPSAYFYPVSLRNSLVGVRIVAGRAQLLGASNLLEQAALDKYSFLRDSYLQRRQYLIYDGNPPGGDDEAEAEGAAPAAADAGAAPTPAPAPAPAPAPSAAPAPSPAPAPSADGASAPAAEPPKPGAAGETQPEGQSMPVPPGLPGGLPGVRFR, encoded by the coding sequence GTGAGCCCCGCCCGCCCGCTCCGGTCCATCCTGGCCACGGCCGCCGCCGCGGCGGCGCTTGCCGGTTGCGCCACCGGGCCGACTGCCAACCCGAAAGACCCGCTGGAGCCGTTCAATCGCGAAGTCTCCAAGATCAACGAGGACTTCGACAAGGGCATCCTGCGCCCGGTGGCCGAGCTCTATGCCGACTACACGCCCACGCCGGTGCAGCGCGCGGTGGAGAACTTCTTCTCCAATGTCAGCGATGTCTATTCGGCGGTGAACAACCTGCTGCAGGGCAAGCCGACGCGCGCGGCCGAAGACACCATGCGCGTGGCCATGAACACCGTGCTGGGCATCGGCGGCCTGATTGACATCGCAACCCCGGCCGGCCTGCCCAAGTACAAGGAAGACTTTGGCCAGACTCTCGGCGTGTGGGGCGTGCCGGCCGGTCCGTACCTGGTGCTGCCGCTGTTCGGGCCGAGCACCTTCCGCGACACCGCCGGCATGCTGGTCGACCGCCAGGCTGATCCGTCGGCGTACTTCTACCCGGTTTCGCTGCGCAATTCGCTGGTCGGGGTGCGCATCGTCGCCGGCCGCGCCCAGCTGCTGGGGGCCAGCAACCTGCTGGAGCAGGCGGCGCTGGACAAGTACTCGTTCCTGCGTGATTCCTACCTGCAGCGGCGCCAGTACCTGATCTACGACGGCAATCCGCCGGGGGGCGACGACGAAGCCGAGGCCGAAGGCGCGGCGCCGGCAGCAGCCGACGCCGGTGCGGCACCGACGCCGGCACCGGCACCGGCACCGGCACCGGCTCCGTCGGCAGCACCGGCTCCGTCGCCAGCACCGGCTCCGTCGGCGGATGGCGCTTCAGCCCCTGCCGCCGAGCCGCCCAAGCCCGGCGCCGCGGGCGAGACCCAGCCGGAGGGGCAGAGCATGCCGGTGCCGCCGGGCCTGCCGGGCGGCCTGCCAGGGGTACGCTTCCGCTGA
- the mlaD gene encoding outer membrane lipid asymmetry maintenance protein MlaD — MKKNTLDFWVGLFVVAGFVALLFLALKAGNMSAFSFQDTYSVQARFDNIGGLKPRAPVKSAGVVVGRVAAIRFDDKTYQATVEMSLETRYQFPKDTSAKILTSGLLGEQYIGLEAGGDTAMLANGARITMTQSAVVLENLIGQFLYNKAADAGGGSSTGASAPAPAGDLK; from the coding sequence ACTCGATTTCTGGGTGGGGCTGTTTGTGGTGGCAGGCTTCGTCGCCTTGCTCTTCCTGGCCCTCAAGGCGGGAAACATGAGCGCCTTCAGCTTCCAGGACACCTATAGCGTGCAGGCCCGCTTCGACAACATCGGCGGGCTCAAGCCGCGCGCGCCGGTCAAGAGCGCGGGCGTGGTGGTCGGGCGGGTCGCGGCGATTCGCTTCGACGACAAGACCTACCAGGCCACCGTGGAGATGAGCCTGGAGACGCGCTATCAGTTTCCGAAGGACACCTCGGCCAAGATCCTGACCTCGGGCCTGCTGGGCGAGCAGTACATCGGCCTGGAAGCCGGCGGCGACACCGCCATGCTGGCCAACGGCGCGCGCATCACCATGACGCAGTCTGCCGTGGTGCTCGAAAACCTGATCGGGCAGTTCCTGTACAACAAGGCCGCCGATGCCGGCGGCGGCTCGTCCACCGGTGCCAGTGCGCCGGCCCCGGCTGGAGATCTCAAGTGA
- a CDS encoding STAS domain-containing protein — translation MLSPGNSLTNQNAATVLRDGLARVAQGDVEVDCTGLAQVDSAAVAVLLAWQRAAVARGQALVLRGVPPQLAQLAGLYGVDSLLGLASAAALAATASRHHHRH, via the coding sequence ATGCTTTCACCGGGCAACTCGCTGACCAACCAGAACGCCGCCACTGTGCTGCGAGACGGACTGGCGCGCGTTGCGCAGGGCGACGTCGAGGTGGACTGCACCGGCCTGGCGCAGGTGGACTCTGCTGCCGTTGCCGTGCTGCTGGCGTGGCAACGGGCCGCCGTGGCGCGCGGCCAGGCGCTGGTGCTGCGCGGCGTGCCGCCGCAACTGGCGCAACTCGCCGGCCTGTACGGCGTGGACAGCCTGCTCGGCCTGGCCAGCGCGGCCGCGCTGGCCGCCACCGCATCGCGACACCATCACCGACATTGA
- a CDS encoding ABC transporter ATP-binding protein has protein sequence MKAIEIHDVRKRYRNLQALKGVSFTVERGEFFGLLGPNGAGKTTLISILAGLNRADSGRVSVLGHDVVADYRMARRMLGVVPQELVFDPFFTVRETLRLQSGYFGLTRNDDWIDEIMANLDLTGKADANMRQLSGGMKRRVLVAQALVHRPPVIVLDEPTAGVDVELRQTLWKFISRLNREGHTIILTTHYLEEAEALCDRIAMLKFGEVVALDRTSNLLTQFAGLQLVLTFARGALPAALEPLRMPANPGERAVRLRLSGYQAVEPILAACREAGCDIEDMEINKADLEDVFVQIMRREGHMPGALPDPALEAAA, from the coding sequence ATGAAAGCCATTGAAATCCACGACGTTCGCAAGCGCTACCGCAACCTGCAGGCGCTCAAGGGCGTCAGCTTCACCGTCGAACGCGGCGAATTCTTCGGCCTGCTCGGGCCTAACGGCGCCGGCAAGACTACGCTGATCTCGATCCTCGCCGGCCTGAATCGCGCCGATTCCGGCCGCGTCAGTGTGCTGGGGCACGATGTCGTCGCCGATTACCGCATGGCGCGGCGTATGCTGGGCGTGGTGCCGCAGGAGCTGGTGTTCGATCCGTTCTTCACGGTGCGCGAGACGCTGCGGCTGCAGTCCGGCTATTTCGGCCTGACCCGCAACGACGACTGGATCGACGAAATCATGGCCAACCTGGACCTGACCGGGAAAGCCGATGCCAATATGCGCCAGCTGTCCGGCGGCATGAAGCGGCGCGTCCTGGTAGCTCAGGCGCTGGTGCACCGCCCGCCGGTGATCGTGCTCGACGAGCCCACCGCCGGCGTCGATGTCGAGTTGCGGCAAACGCTGTGGAAGTTCATCTCGCGCCTGAACCGCGAAGGGCACACCATCATCCTGACCACGCATTACCTCGAAGAGGCCGAGGCCCTGTGCGACCGCATCGCCATGCTCAAGTTCGGCGAAGTGGTGGCGCTGGACCGCACCAGCAACCTGCTGACGCAGTTTGCCGGGTTGCAGCTGGTGCTGACCTTCGCGCGCGGCGCCCTGCCGGCGGCGCTGGAGCCGCTGCGCATGCCGGCCAACCCCGGCGAGCGCGCGGTGCGGCTGCGGCTGTCGGGCTACCAGGCGGTGGAACCGATCCTGGCCGCCTGCCGCGAAGCGGGCTGTGATATCGAAGACATGGAAATCAACAAGGCCGACCTCGAAGACGTATTCGTGCAGATCATGCGCCGCGAGGGGCATATGCCCGGCGCGCTGCCCGATCCGGCGCTGGAGGCCGCGGCATGA
- a CDS encoding ABC transporter permease: MKQPGEIEILEDTRLGPMAVGGLVGFRTLLYKEVLRFWKVSFQTVAAPVLTAVLYLLIFGHVLEDRVKVYDQISYTAFLVPGLVMMSVLQNAFANSSSSLIQSKITGNLVFVLLPPLSHWEMFGAYVVASVIRGLTVGLGVLLVTAWFANLHFANVGWILVFALLGAGILGTLGLIAGIWAEKFDQLAAFQNFLIMPATFLSGVFYSIHSLPAFWQAVSHANPFFYMIDGFRYGFFGVSDVSPLFSLAVVGSAFVVLAALALRLLKSGYKLRH, encoded by the coding sequence ATGAAGCAGCCTGGCGAGATCGAAATCCTGGAAGACACCCGCCTCGGCCCGATGGCCGTGGGTGGCCTGGTGGGCTTCCGCACGCTGCTGTACAAGGAAGTGCTGCGCTTCTGGAAGGTGAGCTTCCAGACCGTGGCCGCGCCGGTGCTGACCGCGGTGCTGTACCTGCTGATCTTCGGCCATGTGCTGGAAGACCGGGTCAAGGTCTATGACCAGATCAGCTACACCGCCTTCCTGGTGCCTGGCCTGGTGATGATGAGCGTGCTGCAGAATGCGTTTGCCAACAGTTCCTCGTCGCTGATCCAGTCGAAGATCACCGGCAACCTGGTGTTCGTGCTGCTGCCGCCGCTGTCGCACTGGGAGATGTTCGGCGCCTACGTGGTGGCGTCGGTGATCCGCGGCCTGACGGTCGGCCTGGGCGTGCTGCTGGTGACGGCGTGGTTCGCCAACCTGCATTTCGCCAACGTCGGCTGGATCCTGGTGTTTGCGCTGCTGGGGGCGGGCATCCTGGGCACGCTCGGCCTGATCGCCGGCATCTGGGCCGAGAAGTTCGACCAGCTGGCCGCGTTCCAGAATTTCCTGATCATGCCGGCGACCTTCCTGTCCGGCGTGTTCTATTCGATCCATTCGCTGCCGGCCTTCTGGCAGGCGGTGTCCCATGCCAATCCGTTCTTCTACATGATCGACGGCTTCCGCTATGGCTTCTTCGGCGTCTCGGACGTGTCGCCGCTGTTCAGCCTGGCGGTGGTCGGATCGGCATTCGTGGTGCTGGCCGCGCTCGCGCTGCGCCTGTTGAAGTCCGGATACAAGCTGCGCCACTGA